The following proteins come from a genomic window of Anabas testudineus chromosome 3, fAnaTes1.2, whole genome shotgun sequence:
- the insyn1 gene encoding inhibitory synaptic factor 1 gives MSLSRAPARDTSETPSPRERIRSHMKMVIDQLEGILKELKDVAKELREVVGQIDKLTSDFDFDLEPDDWTVATASSTSSSERGLGEAFRLDFLNADVLSDSWEFCSYLEAAGAAASRSGEQPADLQPDLCRGTIPTQTQTPTPPPTTASVYSQMNGGLPIPNGPRIITPDSSSEEASSSTHSHKTSRTSGTRERVRFSDKILYHALCCDDDEEEEQEELQEDKSGYATPDSDTEPSLLASSVAPKRSSSEHSLLHNCLDPSYISSPVKGTTAAHTLTRKGLLNPSCRKKLLRNSSTQTVSDKSTQTVLPYIPSKQKTKDH, from the exons ATGTCCCTCAGCAGAGCTCCGGCCCGGGACACCTCTGAGACCCCCAGCCCGAGAGAACGCATCCGCAGCCACATGAAGATGGTGATTGACCAGTTGGAAGGCATTCTCAAAGAGCTTAAGGATGTGGCCAAGGAACTTCGGGAG GTGGTGGGTCAGATCGATAAACTAACGTCCGACTTTGACTTTGATCTGGAGCCAGATGACTGGACGGTGGCCACAGCTAGCAGTACCTCCAGTAGTGAGCGGGGTTTGGGAGAAGCATTCAGGCTGGACTTCCTCAATGCAGATGTGCTTTCTGATAGCTGGGAGTTCTGCAGCTACCTGGAGGCTGCTGGTGCTGCCGCCAGCAGATCTGGTGAACAGCCAGCAGATCTACAACCAGACCTGTGTCGTGGGACAATCCCAACCCAGACCCAGACCCCCACCCCGCCCCCCACCACTGCCTCAGTCTACTCCCAGATGAATGGTGGGCTGCCCATTCCCAATGGGCCCCGCATCATTACTCCAGATTCATCTAGTGAGGAGGCCAGCAGCTCCACGCACAGCCACAAGACTTCCCGTACCTCTGGCACAAGGGAAAGAGTCCGTTTCAGTGACAAAATTCTGTACCACGCATTGTGCTGTgacgatgatgaggaggaggagcaagaGGAGTTGCAGGAGGACAAGAGTGGCTATGCTACACCAGATAGCGATACTGAGCCCAGTCTCCTGGCCAGTTCAGTCGCACCCAAACGTTCTTCCTCTGAGCATTCACTCCTCCACAACTGTCTGGACCCTTCTTACATCTCCTCACCAGTGAAGGGGACAACAGCAGCTCATACACTAACCAGGAAAGGTCTCTTAAACCCCAGCTGCCGCAAAAAACTGTTACGAAATAGCAGCACACAAACTGTCTCTGACAAAAGCACCCAAACTGTACTGCCCTATATTCcaagcaaacagaaaacaaaggacCACTGA